The proteins below are encoded in one region of Aulosira sp. FACHB-615:
- the nifK gene encoding nitrogenase molybdenum-iron protein subunit beta has product MPQNPERIVDHVDLFKQPEYTELFENKRKNFEGAHPPEEVERVSEWTKSWDYREKNFAREALTVNPAKGCQPVGAMFAALGFEGTLPFVQGSQGCVAYFRTHLSRHYKEPCSAVSSSMTEDAAVFGGLNNMIEGMQVSYQLYKPKMIAVCTTCMAEVIGDDLGAFITNSKNAGSIPQDFPVPFAHTPSFVGSHITGYDNMMKGILLNLTEGKKKATSNGKINIIPGFDTYVGNNREVKRMLNAMGVDYTILSDSSDYFDSPNTGEFDMYPGGTKLEDAADSINAKATVALQAYTTPKTREYIKTQWKQETQVLRPFGVKGTDEFLTAIAELTGKAIPEELEIDRGRLVDAITDSYAWIHGKKFAIYGDPDLIISITSFLLEMGAEPVHILCNNGDEVFKKEMEAILAASPFGKEATVWIQKDLWHLRSLLFTEPVDFFIGNSYGKYLWRDTKIPMVRIGYPLFDRHHLHRYATLGYQGGLNILNWVVNTLLDEMDRSTNITGKTDISFDLIR; this is encoded by the coding sequence ATGCCACAGAATCCTGAAAGAATTGTAGACCACGTTGATCTATTCAAACAGCCAGAATACACCGAGCTATTTGAAAACAAGAGAAAGAACTTTGAAGGCGCACATCCTCCTGAAGAAGTTGAAAGAGTTTCTGAATGGACAAAATCTTGGGACTACCGGGAAAAGAACTTCGCTCGTGAAGCTTTAACCGTTAACCCCGCTAAAGGTTGTCAACCTGTAGGCGCAATGTTCGCGGCTTTAGGTTTTGAAGGTACTCTTCCCTTCGTTCAAGGTTCTCAAGGTTGTGTGGCTTACTTCCGTACACACCTCAGCCGTCACTATAAAGAGCCTTGCTCCGCAGTTTCTTCTTCCATGACAGAAGACGCAGCAGTATTCGGTGGCTTGAACAACATGATTGAAGGTATGCAAGTTTCATACCAACTGTACAAGCCTAAGATGATTGCTGTTTGCACCACCTGTATGGCGGAAGTAATAGGTGACGATTTAGGGGCGTTCATCACCAACTCTAAGAATGCTGGTTCTATTCCTCAAGATTTCCCAGTACCTTTTGCTCACACTCCTAGCTTCGTAGGTTCCCACATCACTGGTTACGACAACATGATGAAGGGAATTCTGTTGAACCTGACAGAAGGCAAGAAAAAAGCTACCAGCAATGGCAAAATCAACATTATTCCTGGTTTTGATACATACGTTGGTAACAACCGCGAAGTTAAGCGGATGTTGAATGCAATGGGTGTTGACTACACCATTCTGTCTGACAGCAGCGACTACTTCGATTCACCCAACACTGGTGAATTCGATATGTACCCAGGTGGTACCAAGCTGGAAGATGCTGCTGATTCTATCAACGCTAAGGCAACAGTAGCTCTCCAAGCTTACACCACTCCCAAGACCCGCGAATACATTAAAACCCAGTGGAAGCAAGAAACACAAGTTCTGCGTCCCTTCGGTGTTAAGGGTACTGACGAGTTCTTGACTGCGATCGCTGAATTGACTGGTAAAGCGATTCCTGAAGAGTTGGAAATTGATCGCGGTCGTTTAGTTGATGCTATCACAGACTCCTACGCTTGGATTCATGGTAAGAAGTTCGCTATCTATGGCGATCCTGATTTGATCATCTCTATCACCAGCTTCTTGTTAGAAATGGGTGCAGAGCCTGTACACATCCTCTGCAACAACGGCGACGAAGTTTTCAAGAAAGAAATGGAAGCTATTCTCGCTGCTAGTCCCTTCGGTAAAGAAGCTACCGTTTGGATTCAAAAAGACTTGTGGCACTTACGCTCTTTGTTGTTCACTGAGCCTGTAGACTTCTTCATCGGTAACTCCTACGGTAAGTACCTGTGGCGCGATACCAAAATCCCAATGGTGCGGATTGGTTATCCTCTGTTCGATCGCCACCACTTACACCGCTATGCTACCCTTGGCTACCAAGGTGGTCTAAATATCCTCAACTGGGTTGTTAACACCCTGTTGGATGAAATGGATCGCAGCACCAACATCACTGGTAAGACCGATATCTCCTTCGACTTGATTCGCTAG
- a CDS encoding Mo-dependent nitrogenase C-terminal domain-containing protein — protein MDSINHAHSHVNYHPPNYKKSPLLNPLRRFVDGINVKNNRFAHLICQVIPCCCPFERNISLFGRTYHIPALCKLNPLYDEFVGLRFRALSYLADECGEDVTRYIC, from the coding sequence ATGGACAGCATCAATCACGCTCATTCTCACGTTAATTACCATCCACCTAACTATAAAAAGTCTCCTCTACTTAATCCTCTGCGTCGTTTTGTGGACGGAATTAATGTTAAAAATAATCGCTTCGCTCATCTCATCTGTCAGGTTATTCCCTGCTGTTGCCCTTTTGAGCGAAATATTAGTTTATTTGGACGGACTTATCATATTCCGGCTTTGTGTAAGCTAAATCCTCTCTATGATGAGTTTGTTGGGTTACGTTTTCGGGCTTTGTCTTACCTCGCTGATGAATGTGGTGAGGATGTGACAAGGTATATTTGCTAA
- the nifE gene encoding nitrogenase iron-molybdenum cofactor biosynthesis protein NifE — translation MNTQKKVNELLNESGCEHNQQKKGEKKNKSCTQQAQPGAAQGGCAFDGAMIALVPITDAAHLVHGPIACAGNSWGSRGSLSSGPVLYKTGFTTDMTENDVIFGGEKKLYKAILEIHQRYNPKAVFVYATCVTALIGDDINAVCKAAAEKIGTPVVPVIAPGFIGSKNLGNRFGGEALLDYVVGTAEPEFTTPYDINLIGEYNIAGEMWGVLPLFEKLGIRVLSKITGDARYEEIRYAHRAKLNVMICSRALLNMARKMEEQYGIPYIEESFYGIDDINRCLRNVAAKLGDPDLQARTEQLIADETAALDIALAPYRARLKGKRVVLYTGGVKSWSIISAAKDLGIEVVATSTRKSTEEDKAKIKRLLGTDGIMLEKGNAQELLQLVRDSNADMLIAGGRNQYTALKARIPFLDINQERHHPYAGYMGMLEMARELYEALYSPIWSQIRKPAPWDEEAGTLNNFSLSAEDIFSASIEEVF, via the coding sequence ATGAACACCCAAAAGAAGGTTAATGAACTGCTGAATGAGTCGGGATGCGAACATAATCAGCAGAAGAAGGGCGAGAAGAAGAATAAGTCTTGTACACAACAAGCGCAACCTGGGGCGGCTCAAGGTGGCTGTGCTTTTGATGGGGCGATGATTGCTCTAGTTCCAATTACTGATGCGGCGCATTTGGTTCACGGCCCGATCGCCTGTGCTGGTAATTCTTGGGGTAGTCGTGGTAGTCTCTCTTCTGGGCCTGTACTTTATAAGACGGGTTTCACTACCGACATGACGGAAAATGATGTGATTTTCGGTGGTGAGAAGAAGCTTTACAAGGCAATTTTAGAAATTCATCAGCGTTACAATCCCAAGGCTGTGTTTGTCTACGCTACTTGTGTGACGGCTTTGATTGGCGATGATATCAATGCTGTTTGCAAGGCGGCGGCGGAAAAAATTGGGACTCCGGTTGTCCCGGTGATTGCGCCGGGATTTATTGGGAGTAAGAATTTGGGCAACCGTTTTGGCGGTGAAGCTTTATTAGATTATGTTGTCGGGACAGCAGAACCGGAGTTCACAACCCCCTATGATATAAACTTGATTGGCGAATACAATATCGCCGGGGAAATGTGGGGAGTCCTGCCTTTATTTGAAAAATTAGGCATCCGCGTACTATCTAAAATCACGGGTGATGCTCGTTATGAAGAAATTCGTTACGCTCACCGTGCCAAGTTGAACGTGATGATTTGTTCGCGGGCTTTGCTCAATATGGCGAGAAAGATGGAGGAGCAATATGGGATTCCCTACATTGAAGAGTCTTTTTATGGGATTGATGATATAAATCGTTGCTTGCGGAATGTGGCGGCGAAGTTGGGCGACCCTGATTTACAAGCGCGGACTGAACAGCTAATTGCTGATGAAACTGCGGCTTTGGATATCGCCTTGGCTCCCTATCGCGCCCGCCTCAAGGGTAAGCGTGTAGTTCTGTATACTGGCGGTGTGAAAAGTTGGTCTATTATCTCCGCCGCTAAGGACTTGGGGATAGAAGTTGTGGCTACTAGCACCCGCAAGAGTACGGAAGAAGATAAGGCAAAAATCAAACGCTTGCTCGGTACGGATGGCATCATGCTAGAAAAAGGCAATGCTCAGGAGTTGTTGCAATTGGTACGTGACTCCAACGCTGATATGTTAATTGCGGGTGGTCGTAACCAATACACAGCCCTGAAAGCGCGGATTCCTTTCCTTGACATCAACCAAGAACGCCATCATCCGTATGCTGGGTATATGGGAATGTTAGAGATGGCAAGGGAGTTATACGAAGCCCTCTACAGCCCGATTTGGAGTCAAATCCGTAAACCTGCGCCTTGGGATGAAGAAGCCGGGACTTTAAATAATTTTAGTTTGTCAGCAGAAGATATTTTCTCTGCTTCAATAGAAGAGGTATTTTAG
- the nifN gene encoding nitrogenase iron-molybdenum cofactor biosynthesis protein NifN, whose translation MAIVTVPEKSVAVNPLKQSQALGASLAFLGLKGMIPLFHGSQGCTAFAKVVLVRHFREAIPLATTAMTEVTTILGGEENVEQALLTLVEKAKPEIIGLCTTGLTETRGDDIERFLKDIRDRHRELDHIPVIFAPTPDFKGALQDGFATAVESIVKEIPQAGGIRSEQVTILAGSAFTPGDLQEIKEIVTAFGLEPIFVPDLGASLDGHLEDNYSAVTGSGTSVKQLRQVGCSAFTIALGESMRGAAKILDERFNIPYEVFGELTGLEPVDEFLQALSILSSNPVPEKYRRQRRQLQDAMLDTHFYFGAKRVSLALEPDLLWGTVRFLQSMGCQIHAAVTTTRSPLLEKLPIKSVTIGDLEDFEELAVGSDLVIGNSNLAAIAKRLSIPLYRLGLPIYDRLGNGLFTKVGYRGTMELLFGIGNLFLEAEEERVKHFFND comes from the coding sequence ATGGCGATCGTTACTGTTCCCGAAAAATCAGTTGCAGTTAATCCCCTCAAACAAAGCCAAGCTTTAGGTGCATCCCTCGCCTTTTTGGGATTAAAGGGAATGATACCTCTGTTTCACGGTTCTCAAGGGTGTACCGCCTTCGCCAAAGTTGTGCTTGTACGGCATTTTCGGGAAGCGATTCCCCTAGCCACTACAGCCATGACTGAAGTAACTACGATTTTGGGTGGCGAAGAGAATGTGGAACAGGCGCTTCTGACGTTGGTAGAAAAGGCCAAGCCAGAAATTATCGGTTTGTGTACCACTGGATTAACCGAAACCAGAGGCGATGATATTGAACGCTTCTTAAAGGATATCCGCGATCGCCATCGGGAATTAGACCACATCCCCGTTATCTTTGCACCAACACCAGATTTTAAAGGTGCATTACAAGATGGTTTTGCCACTGCTGTAGAAAGCATTGTTAAGGAAATTCCCCAAGCAGGCGGAATTAGAAGCGAACAAGTGACAATTTTGGCTGGTTCTGCTTTTACTCCCGGCGATTTACAAGAAATCAAAGAGATTGTCACCGCTTTTGGATTAGAACCTATCTTTGTACCTGACCTTGGCGCTTCTTTAGATGGTCATTTGGAAGATAACTATAGTGCGGTGACAGGTAGCGGTACAAGTGTCAAACAACTGCGTCAAGTAGGTTGTTCTGCTTTCACCATCGCTTTGGGTGAAAGTATGCGGGGTGCTGCCAAAATTCTCGATGAACGGTTCAACATTCCCTACGAAGTGTTTGGGGAATTGACTGGTTTAGAACCAGTAGATGAGTTTTTGCAAGCATTATCAATTTTAAGCAGCAACCCAGTCCCCGAAAAATACCGCCGCCAACGTCGCCAGTTGCAAGATGCAATGCTCGATACGCACTTTTATTTTGGTGCAAAACGGGTATCTCTAGCATTAGAGCCTGATTTACTTTGGGGAACAGTGCGCTTCTTGCAATCGATGGGATGTCAAATTCATGCGGCCGTCACCACAACGCGATCGCCTTTACTCGAAAAACTCCCCATCAAGAGCGTTACTATCGGCGATTTAGAAGACTTTGAAGAACTAGCAGTAGGTTCTGACCTAGTGATTGGTAATTCTAACCTGGCTGCGATCGCTAAACGTCTGTCGATTCCTCTTTATCGTTTAGGTTTGCCCATCTACGACCGTTTAGGAAATGGTCTATTCACAAAAGTTGGTTATCGCGGCACGATGGAGCTTTTGTTTGGCATTGGCAACCTCTTTTTAGAAGCTGAAGAAGAGCGCGTTAAACACTTTTTCAATGATTAG
- the nifX gene encoding nitrogen fixation protein NifX, whose amino-acid sequence MKIAFTTSDHIHVNAHFGWAREIDVYEIDGEGYQFLHTLNFEGELKEDGNEDKITPKLDALVDCAIVYVTAIGGTAAAKLIKKGVTPVKARTEEEKIEELLTKLVQTLKGNPPPWLRKALQPKTKSFTDELENEATV is encoded by the coding sequence ATGAAAATTGCCTTTACAACCAGTGACCACATTCATGTCAATGCTCACTTTGGCTGGGCGAGAGAAATTGATGTCTACGAAATCGATGGCGAAGGATATCAATTTTTACACACTCTCAACTTTGAGGGTGAGCTAAAAGAAGATGGTAACGAAGATAAAATTACACCCAAACTTGATGCACTGGTTGACTGTGCAATTGTTTATGTAACAGCAATTGGTGGAACTGCTGCTGCTAAGTTAATCAAGAAAGGTGTCACCCCAGTTAAAGCCCGCACTGAAGAAGAAAAAATTGAAGAGTTATTGACTAAATTAGTCCAAACTCTTAAAGGTAATCCTCCACCTTGGTTGCGGAAAGCTCTCCAACCCAAAACCAAAAGTTTTACAGATGAACTTGAAAATGAAGCAACTGTATGA
- a CDS encoding NifX-associated nitrogen fixation protein, which yields MTADNTVNGTTSLAALNSPFIKALVLQIRGQDSYGFYRNWSDELILKAFVVPKKKKREIPIEGEVDAATQARILVFYRAVAARIEQETNLISQVVININHEGFGWALVFSGRLLLTVKTLRDAHRFGFESLEKLAEEGETFVQKGLDLVNRFPEVGKI from the coding sequence ATGACCGCAGATAATACTGTTAACGGCACTACTAGTCTCGCAGCCTTAAACTCTCCCTTCATTAAGGCTTTAGTTCTCCAAATTCGTGGGCAAGATAGTTACGGATTCTACCGTAATTGGTCAGATGAATTAATCCTCAAAGCATTCGTCGTCCCCAAAAAAAAGAAACGCGAAATCCCCATTGAAGGCGAAGTCGATGCCGCAACTCAAGCCCGGATATTAGTTTTTTACCGTGCTGTTGCTGCCAGAATTGAACAAGAAACCAATCTAATTTCTCAGGTTGTAATTAATATCAATCATGAGGGCTTCGGCTGGGCTTTAGTATTTTCTGGTCGGCTTTTGCTAACAGTAAAAACTCTCAGAGATGCTCATCGTTTCGGCTTTGAATCTCTCGAAAAGTTAGCAGAAGAAGGCGAAACTTTTGTCCAAAAAGGATTGGATTTAGTTAATCGCTTCCCAGAAGTAGGCAAGATTTAA
- a CDS encoding CCE_0567 family metalloprotein: MTIEELKTQIKRLNSKAGQMKMDLHDLAEGLPTDYKQLMDVAAATYEIYRQLDELKQQLTALEGK; encoded by the coding sequence ATGACCATCGAGGAATTGAAAACTCAAATTAAACGCCTCAACAGCAAAGCAGGTCAAATGAAAATGGATCTGCATGATTTAGCAGAAGGTTTGCCAACAGATTACAAACAACTTATGGATGTTGCAGCCGCAACTTATGAAATATATCGGCAACTGGATGAGCTAAAGCAGCAGCTAACAGCATTGGAGGGTAAATGA
- the nifW gene encoding nitrogenase-stabilizing/protective protein NifW, which yields MSKTIEEFKKLSDAEEFLKFFELPYDQKVVNVNRLHILKKFSQYIQEIDEQAADLTAEEKLNQYCLALQQAYEIFLESTPQEQKVFKVFKDKPKNVITLTELSSD from the coding sequence ATGAGTAAAACTATTGAAGAATTCAAAAAATTAAGTGATGCCGAAGAATTTTTGAAATTCTTTGAATTACCTTACGACCAAAAAGTTGTAAATGTAAATCGTCTCCATATATTGAAAAAGTTCTCGCAATATATCCAAGAAATTGACGAACAAGCTGCTGATTTAACTGCTGAAGAAAAACTGAATCAATATTGCTTGGCTTTACAACAGGCTTACGAGATATTTCTCGAATCAACACCCCAAGAACAAAAGGTGTTCAAAGTCTTTAAAGACAAGCCCAAAAATGTAATTACGCTGACAGAACTCTCTTCTGATTAG